GCGATGTACTATGGTGCAAGTTTGTATGGACCTGCTGCTGCGGCCTACCTGCGTGGATTAAGATTCGATCCCGATGATTGCTATATCAAACACAATTTGAACAATATCATCGAAGACAAATTTGCAGTTGCCAAGGCGCGCGTGTATTTTAACCAATGCTTAGAGGAGGACCCGGATCCGTTTAATTTCCTTATCGCCGGAGACTTCCATTGCCTGATCGGAAAATATGATGCTGCGGCTCGAATATACCGGAAGGGAGCGAGGGTGGCGGATTCTGGCAACCGGGCTAAGCTGCGTTGCTTAACAGAACTAGCGGAAATCTACTTTGCAAAAAATGATTACGCCCAGGCCGAGATAGCAGTGGATCAAGCGCTGTCAGTTTGGCCCGATGATGATGTGGCCCTGGAGTTAGCGGTAAAGCTAGAGCTTGCTAATGGAAACAATGTCGAGCTAAAAGAATATGCCCGCAGATTGGTGCGGGTTCAACCTAACTCGGTGGTGGGTCAAAGAGCCCTGGCCCGTTGCTTGCTAGCCCTAGGTGAAGCAAAGGAAGCGAAGCAGCACGCGATGAAGGTTAAGAAGATTACCCAGGAAATGAGCAGTTAATTACTATGAAACCGCCTCTGTTGGGGGGGCGGTTTCATCAAAAAGAATCAAGCTAAATCAAACTTTTCTACACTTTGGTGGTAACGGCTTCAGCCGCTGAGTGAGCCTCAACCAATATTCGCTAAATTACCCAGTATGGTATTATAGAAGTAGAATGTTGGAGGAGGACTGGCGTTGTGGAACTGAGTCTAAGAGAAATTCAGGCCGCGGCAGGGGCTATTGGCCTTAAGGTGGAAGACGGCAGCCTGTTGGGTAAGGGGGCAGCCAACATGGTGTATGCCCTGGATTCCCGTCATGTGTTGCGAGTGCTCTACAGCGAGGATTCGGCGGACCGAGAATGCTTTTTGAAGGAGATGGAGGTTTACCGGGTGCTCACCGAGAATCCTGCTCTACTGCTTCCTAGAGTGCTCCATTGGGAGGTAACTGGCCGCCCTTGGGCAATAATGCGCAGGGTAAAGGGCCTCCCCCTTTTGAACTTATGGCAAACCATGAAGCCAAACATAAGGGTAGAATTGCTCAAGCAATTGGCTAACCAGCTTCGACTGATCCACGGTTATAACTTTGATGAATTCGAGCTTTCGGAGAAATACCTGTTGGACTGGCCGCTAGTCATGGCCGAAAAGCGAGACTTTGTAATTAAACTAACAACCCGGCCAGACTTTCCTCAATTGGAACCTACTCTGATGCAGTGGCTGCTTGCCTGCCTGGATGAGGAGCCACAAGAAGCAGTTTATCAACCGGTGCTTCTCCACCGGGATATGCATATGGAGCATATATTTGCTCAAGGGACTAATCTTACTGGGATTATCGACTGGGGCTGGTCGGCTTTTGGCCCATGGGAATACGATCTCCGCCATCTGGTTCTGGAGCTGAGCTTGAAGGACATGGAGCTGTTTCTAAATGAGTATGGAGTAGATGAAAAGTTTTCTATCCGGAAAATACAGAAGTATGCAGTTTTGGCTTGGTTCGAGGGGATGGAGCATGCCATTGAGCATAATGTCCCAAAACTACAAGAGTGGCTTATCCGGTCTTGTGTAAAATTGATGGAATTTGGCGAGTAAACAAATTTAGGATATAAGAGCCTTATCCCAGTTGAATAAAGAATTAATTAAAGAGGGGGTTAGTATGTTAAACAAAGCAATATCGATAGCTGCGCTGGCTCATGCCGGGCAGGTTGATAAGGGCCATTCTCCTTATATCCTTCATCCGTTACGGGTCATGCTGGCCATGAATACAGAACTTGAGCGAGTTTGCGCAGTGCTCCACGATGTAATCGAGGATTCAACTGTCACCTTGGATGACTTACGTCAAGAGAAGTTTTCGGAAGAAGTTATCGAAACTCTGAGTGTTTTAACTAAACGTCAGAACGAAGATTATGACGCCTTTATTGACAGGGTCCTGATGAATGAAACTGCCTGCAGAGTGAAATTGGCAGATATTGAAGACAACATGGATTTGAACAGAATACCTAATCCTGGAGAAAAAGACAGGGCGAGACTGAAAAAATATAAGGCTGCTAAAGAGCGAATTGAGGACAGATTACAAATGTAGTTCTGCTCATCTGACCCAAAACGGATGTGCTTGTGCTTATTAGCCCTTCTCAAATTTTTGGGGTGAACAGCTCCGTAGTAAGGAAGAGCTGTATAAGGGCAGGGCAAGCGGCAGTTGCAGACAGTAATGCTTAACTCGTGTGTTTTAATGCTCTGAGATGAATGGTCTCATGTATTTATGGAGTCCCCGGAAAATCTGGGGACTCTTGCATTGGTTCCGGGGTATAAGCCCGGGATTTTCTTGTTTTGTGGGGCTTTTTCACTTGAGCTTGTGTTTTGACTTGGTTAAATCTGGGGGCGATGTACAATAGAGCTAGATTGTATGGACCTGCTTCAGTGGCCTACCTGCGCGGATTGAAATCCGCGACAGCATTAGCCAGATTTTTGGCCACGAATACGCCCATCTGTGGTTCTACCTACTTAACTTTGATGAGACATTAAAACGCTATAACAAATTTCATACCTGCACAGCGATTACTGACAGGTTTACCGCTTTTTTTGAAGGGTTTGCCGAACATTTGCAGATTGTTACCCGGGATATGAGCAGCATTGAGTATGAGCGCGGCATAGACAACGAGATTTGGGATCATGCAATGGATGTCAATGCTTGGCTCTGTTATCGGGATGAACAACTGCGTTATCATGGGGTGAAAAATAATCGCTTTGTCTATCATACTGCCCTGCCGGAGCCAGCAGAGTTTGATTCTTATGCGGACCTGCATATCGCCCATATTGCATCATCGTCTTTTACCCCAGAGCGGGTTAAAAACGGCAGCCAAGTGATAGCGTCAGAAGGGGCAATCGCCTCGGTCTTTTACCATATCTATGAAAGTGAGTTATTTAAGAACCAGTACTGCTCTGATGAATTTTACCAACTTTTTGGAACAGCTGCGGGGCAGGTCAATCCAACCCAGAACTTGTACCTGAAAATTTTCCATGCCTTGGCCCAAACAGACCTAACAAGCTCCACCGCCTTCCTTGAGTTCATCAACAACTATGGCCAATGTTTCCCCGAGGAACGGGAGGGGATAATCAAGCTTTTCCTGGAGCTTACCCATTACACTACAGTCAGTGGTCGGGCTGCTGCAGTTTTTGGCAACCTGTACCGCATCGGTCGTCGAGGTCGCATGGAGGAATTCAAACAGGCATATCTTGAGGCCAGGAGCTTTAAAGACGCAATGCTCAAAGAAGTGCTGGCAGGAGAAAGAAACCTGGACCAGGCAGTTCATTCAGAAGAATGGGTCCAGAGTGAGAAGCTCATTCCGCCAGTGCCCTGGGAGGACACCATGATACCCTATGCATTTGACATGAATGCAGCCACCGAGGTAGACCTTCTGGCGCTGGAAGGAATGACTCTGGAAAAAGCTAGAGCAATGATTAAAGAGAGGCAATAGCATCAAATGTCAGTTTTGTGTCAACGCTTTGTTGGCAGGTTTATTCTTCATTATGTTGAATATAATGTCTCATTAAAACAAGATTGCGCTATTAGCATTACGTAAAAGTTCGATAACGAGGGTAGTAATTTGCAAGGGATGATTTGGAGGTAGAAGATTGTGCTAAAATTTCATAAATGCAGATGCGCGTGGGTGATTGCCCTGTTACTCCTTTTCACTACTGTGTTGTCTGGCTGTGGCGGAGAAGAAATGCTTGTTCCGGAAATGGTGTTGGTGAAAGCCGGCCAGTTTCAGATGGGCGATGAGGTGGGAGACCTGTGGGATGGATCGCGGCCAGTGCACACTGTAACCCTCACTTATGATTATTGGCTTGGCAAATATGAGTTGACCTTCGACGAGTACGATGAGTTCTGTGAGGCAACAGAAAGGCCCCCTGCCTATGACCACGGATGGGACAGAGGGCGGAGGCCAGTAATTTATGTGAACTGGCGAGATGCAATTGCCTATTGTAACTGGTTGAGCGAAGTGGAAGGGTTTCAGCCAGCATATAATCAGGCGGGCGAGCTCCTGGACTCTGATGGTAATGTAACAACTGACATCACCAAAGTGTCAGGCTACCGCCTGCCCACGGAAGCTGAATGGGAATATGCAGCATCCGGTGGCCATGAAGCTGACCCCGATGAGCCAAGGTTTTTGTTTGCCGGCAGTAATGATATTGACGAAGTGGCCTGGTATTTCAGCAACTCTGGCGAGTATATTTTTACTGGCGAATCTCTGGGTTATAATTATTCCAATCACGGGGCCTCCCATATCGAAGGAATGTCGACCCAGGAGGTGGGCCAAAAGAAACCGAACCAGCTGGGCATTTATGATATGAGCGGAAACGTGTGGGAGTGGTGTCACGATTGGTACGGGAATTATTCTGGTGAAGATAGGACCAATCCGATTGGGGCTTCGGATGGGCATACCCGTGTCATGCGAGGCGGCAGTTGGTTCTTTGGCGTCAACGACTGTCGGGTCGGGTGCAGGCTATACAGGAGCCCACATGATAAGCTTTTCCGCTTGGGTTTCCGGATTGCAAGAACGGCATCTTAATACGTATGTCCCGCTTTAGGGAAGCGGGGTTTTGCGTGTTAGGCGAGATATGGCAAACTATACTTGAGAGTCAAGACGATTGG
Above is a window of Bacillota bacterium DNA encoding:
- a CDS encoding aminoglycoside phosphotransferase family protein, translated to MELSLREIQAAAGAIGLKVEDGSLLGKGAANMVYALDSRHVLRVLYSEDSADRECFLKEMEVYRVLTENPALLLPRVLHWEVTGRPWAIMRRVKGLPLLNLWQTMKPNIRVELLKQLANQLRLIHGYNFDEFELSEKYLLDWPLVMAEKRDFVIKLTTRPDFPQLEPTLMQWLLACLDEEPQEAVYQPVLLHRDMHMEHIFAQGTNLTGIIDWGWSAFGPWEYDLRHLVLELSLKDMELFLNEYGVDEKFSIRKIQKYAVLAWFEGMEHAIEHNVPKLQEWLIRSCVKLMEFGE
- a CDS encoding HD domain-containing protein translates to MLNKAISIAALAHAGQVDKGHSPYILHPLRVMLAMNTELERVCAVLHDVIEDSTVTLDDLRQEKFSEEVIETLSVLTKRQNEDYDAFIDRVLMNETACRVKLADIEDNMDLNRIPNPGEKDRARLKKYKAAKERIEDRLQM
- a CDS encoding formylglycine-generating enzyme family protein, whose product is MLVPEMVLVKAGQFQMGDEVGDLWDGSRPVHTVTLTYDYWLGKYELTFDEYDEFCEATERPPAYDHGWDRGRRPVIYVNWRDAIAYCNWLSEVEGFQPAYNQAGELLDSDGNVTTDITKVSGYRLPTEAEWEYAASGGHEADPDEPRFLFAGSNDIDEVAWYFSNSGEYIFTGESLGYNYSNHGASHIEGMSTQEVGQKKPNQLGIYDMSGNVWEWCHDWYGNYSGEDRTNPIGASDGHTRVMRGGSWFFGVNDCRVGCRLYRSPHDKLFRLGFRIARTAS